The following coding sequences lie in one Sandaracinaceae bacterium genomic window:
- a CDS encoding SRPBCC family protein — MNTAPLGQRPFVLFGVVLAALKLGVDYAVSAAFGQTWSPLYYVSPVDAPLFHPGENLRYYAALWATAIPFLAIGIWLSERRLRDAGAPAWMVVLFIVPFANLLFFLALSVLPSAAPPAATANQDDIPTEAPGSPPRMGAAAALALSVLAGATITLGALGASVGLMGNYGAPLFIGAPLFTGFATTLLFDQLHGVNAGRGRAYSLAASIASLVVSFVVLIAFAFEGLICLMMVWPLAAVNTLVGHQIAFTMRRQMLNAQGRWVAPGMLLPVLILMEGVAPPPADTHMVETVVEVAAPPEVVWERVVAFPELPPIEDWIFRVGVAAPTGARIEGSGVGAIRRCEFTTGEFVEPIEVWDPPRELGFSVQDMPDPMREMSPYDIRPRHLDGYFRTTAGQFLLERTATGGTRLRGRTYYQLDMMPTVYWKLWADDIIHRIHLRVLRHVAHVAETDVANTVASQ; from the coding sequence ATGAACACGGCACCGCTCGGTCAGCGCCCCTTCGTGCTCTTCGGTGTGGTGTTGGCCGCCCTCAAGCTGGGCGTGGACTACGCCGTGTCCGCCGCGTTCGGCCAGACGTGGAGCCCGCTCTACTACGTGAGCCCGGTGGACGCGCCGCTCTTCCACCCGGGGGAGAACCTGCGCTACTACGCCGCGCTCTGGGCGACGGCCATCCCGTTCCTGGCCATCGGCATCTGGCTCTCGGAGCGCCGCTTGCGTGACGCCGGCGCGCCCGCCTGGATGGTGGTGCTCTTCATCGTGCCCTTTGCCAATCTGCTCTTCTTCTTGGCGCTCTCGGTGCTGCCGAGTGCAGCACCCCCAGCAGCCACCGCGAACCAGGACGACATCCCCACCGAGGCGCCGGGCTCACCCCCGCGCATGGGCGCCGCCGCCGCGCTCGCGTTGAGCGTCCTCGCTGGCGCCACCATCACCCTCGGCGCGCTCGGTGCTTCGGTGGGCCTCATGGGCAACTACGGCGCACCGCTCTTCATCGGCGCGCCGCTCTTCACGGGGTTCGCCACCACGCTGCTGTTCGACCAGCTGCACGGCGTGAACGCGGGACGTGGCCGCGCCTACTCGCTGGCCGCGTCCATCGCCTCCTTGGTCGTCAGCTTCGTGGTGCTGATCGCCTTCGCGTTCGAGGGCCTCATCTGCCTGATGATGGTCTGGCCGCTGGCCGCCGTGAACACGCTGGTGGGCCACCAGATCGCCTTCACCATGCGCCGGCAGATGCTCAACGCGCAGGGCCGCTGGGTGGCTCCCGGCATGCTCTTGCCCGTCCTCATCTTGATGGAGGGCGTGGCCCCACCGCCGGCCGACACGCACATGGTGGAGACGGTGGTCGAGGTGGCCGCGCCGCCCGAGGTGGTGTGGGAGCGCGTGGTGGCCTTCCCCGAGCTGCCGCCCATCGAGGACTGGATCTTCCGGGTGGGCGTCGCCGCTCCCACGGGTGCGCGCATCGAGGGGAGCGGCGTGGGCGCCATCCGCCGCTGCGAGTTCACCACGGGCGAGTTCGTGGAGCCCATCGAGGTGTGGGACCCGCCGCGCGAGCTGGGCTTCAGCGTGCAGGACATGCCCGACCCCATGCGCGAGATGTCGCCCTACGACATCCGCCCGCGGCACCTCGACGGCTACTTCCGCACCACGGCGGGGCAGTTCCTGCTGGAGCGCACGGCGACCGGTGGCACGCGCCTGCGCGGCCGCACCTACTACCAGCTGGACATGATGCCCACGGTCTACTGGAAGCTGTGGGCCGACGACATCATCCACCGCATCCACCTGCGCGTGCTGCGGCACGTGGCGCACGTGGCCGAGACCGACGTCGCGAACACCGTGGCGTCCCAATGA
- the bioF gene encoding 8-amino-7-oxononanoate synthase, producing the protein MRLPLDSRERLAQLEARGLLRQPRLVSGTQGASLIVDGRELLCFSSNNYLGFADHPLLAAAGITALTTAGSGSGASRLISGNMSAHQEAETALAAYVGQPAARLFSSGYAANVGSLQALAEPGDVLFSDALNHASLIDGCRLSRARVERYRHTDLGHLRDLLVAQRSKAHRAFIVTDALFSMDGDVAPLAALRTLANEFEASLYVDEAHSVGVLGPAGRGACAAARVQPDVLIGTLGKAFGLAGAFAASDADTVAWLYNRARSFVFSTGPQPSLAAQVVAAVPLVHAADAERARVVRHSERLRAHLQTLGFDVPSDPTPIVPLVLGPEARALDVAAKLLERGIFVPAIRPPTVPEGTARLRMVPTAAHSDAQLDALLGALTEILT; encoded by the coding sequence ACCCAGGGTGCCTCCCTGATCGTCGACGGCCGCGAGCTGCTCTGCTTCTCCAGCAACAACTACCTCGGCTTCGCCGATCACCCGTTGCTCGCCGCGGCCGGGATCACCGCCCTCACCACAGCGGGCTCCGGCTCGGGGGCCAGCCGCCTGATCTCGGGCAACATGAGCGCCCACCAAGAGGCGGAGACCGCGCTCGCCGCGTACGTCGGCCAGCCTGCGGCGCGCCTCTTCTCGTCGGGCTACGCCGCCAACGTGGGCAGCCTGCAGGCGCTGGCCGAGCCGGGTGACGTCCTCTTCTCCGACGCGCTCAACCACGCCAGCCTGATCGACGGCTGTCGGCTGAGCCGCGCCCGGGTAGAGCGGTACCGGCACACCGACCTCGGTCACCTGCGCGACCTGCTGGTCGCACAGCGTTCGAAGGCCCACCGGGCGTTCATCGTCACCGACGCGCTCTTCAGCATGGACGGAGACGTTGCACCGCTGGCTGCCCTGCGGACCCTGGCCAACGAGTTCGAGGCGTCGCTCTACGTGGACGAGGCCCACTCGGTGGGCGTCCTCGGTCCCGCGGGGCGGGGCGCCTGCGCCGCCGCGCGGGTGCAGCCCGACGTCCTGATCGGCACGCTGGGGAAGGCCTTTGGGTTGGCCGGTGCCTTCGCGGCCAGCGACGCGGACACCGTGGCCTGGCTCTACAACCGCGCGCGCAGCTTCGTGTTCTCCACGGGTCCGCAGCCCAGCCTCGCTGCCCAAGTCGTAGCGGCCGTCCCGCTGGTGCACGCCGCCGACGCCGAGCGTGCTCGCGTGGTGCGTCACAGCGAGCGGCTGCGGGCGCACCTGCAGACGCTGGGCTTCGACGTGCCGAGCGACCCGACGCCGATCGTCCCGCTCGTCCTCGGACCCGAGGCTCGCGCGCTCGACGTGGCGGCCAAGCTCCTCGAGCGCGGCATCTTCGTGCCAGCGATCCGCCCACCCACGGTTCCCGAGGGCACCGCCCGCCTGCGCATGGTCCCCACCGCCGCTCACAGCGACGCGCAGCTCGACGCGCTGTTGGGGGCGCTCACCGAGATCCTGACGTGA
- the bioD gene encoding dethiobiotin synthase: MRGFFVTGTGTGEGKTFVTRGLARHAHRRGIEVAALKPLETGVVEHATDAEALARASGRPELASLPGLYRVAPAVSPFTATRRGLPPVPSNATLREVISNVSAELWLVEGAGGVLVPLDAERSIADLIAALGLPAVLVARNGLGVLSHTRAAYEALTQRAVHVAAIVLTEHGVFDESQQDNLAILSELLPTPVVRFPSSHDDDDALAESAADVWVTLAR, translated from the coding sequence GTGAGGGGCTTCTTCGTGACCGGCACTGGGACGGGGGAGGGCAAGACCTTCGTGACGCGCGGCCTCGCGCGCCATGCGCACCGTCGTGGGATCGAGGTGGCCGCCCTCAAGCCACTCGAGACCGGGGTGGTGGAACACGCCACGGACGCCGAAGCGCTCGCGCGGGCAAGTGGGCGCCCCGAGCTGGCCAGCCTGCCCGGTCTCTACCGCGTCGCACCGGCCGTCTCGCCGTTCACCGCCACCCGGCGTGGCCTGCCGCCCGTGCCCTCCAACGCGACGCTGCGCGAGGTCATTTCGAACGTCTCCGCCGAGCTCTGGCTCGTCGAGGGAGCGGGTGGCGTTCTGGTCCCGCTCGACGCAGAGCGCAGCATCGCAGACCTGATCGCGGCGCTCGGGCTGCCCGCCGTGCTGGTCGCCCGCAATGGACTCGGCGTGCTCAGCCACACGCGCGCTGCGTACGAGGCGCTCACCCAGCGCGCGGTCCATGTGGCAGCCATTGTCCTCACGGAGCACGGCGTGTTTGACGAGAGCCAGCAAGACAACCTGGCCATCCTGAGCGAGCTGCTGCCGACTCCCGTCGTGCGCTTCCCGAGCAGCCATGATGACGACGACGCGCTCGCCGAAAGCGCGGCCGACGTCTGGGTGACCCTCGCGCGTTAG
- the serC gene encoding 3-phosphoserine/phosphohydroxythreonine transaminase yields the protein MSRVVNFNAGPATLPLSVLEYTRDELLDHEGTGMSILEHSHREAAYMAVHEECKVLLRELMAIPDTHEVIFMGGGASTQFALVPMNLANGGSADYVDTGTWSAGAIKEANIVAKARIAGTGKDGERYVRVPKQADLDLDPNAAYVHITSNNTVMGSQYHYTPDTGSVPLVADMSSDILWKPIDVSKYGLIYAGAQKNLGPAGVVVCIIRKDLAERSPKTIPKIFRYSTMVEGDSMANTVPTFPVYMVRNVLRWVKSVGGAPAMEQRNRAKAKMLYDILDANDFYKLVIEKDSRSVMNPVFNLPSEDLEKKLVKDSKAAGFVGIKGHRSVGGLRISMYNAMEPEGVAKFCEFLTGWTKQNS from the coding sequence ATGAGCCGAGTCGTCAATTTCAATGCGGGTCCTGCGACCCTTCCCTTGTCCGTGCTCGAGTACACCCGGGACGAGCTCCTCGATCACGAGGGCACCGGGATGTCCATCCTCGAGCACTCGCACCGCGAGGCCGCGTACATGGCCGTGCACGAGGAGTGCAAGGTCCTGCTGCGTGAGCTCATGGCGATCCCGGACACCCACGAGGTCATCTTCATGGGCGGCGGCGCCAGCACGCAGTTCGCGCTGGTCCCCATGAACCTCGCGAACGGCGGCTCGGCCGACTACGTGGACACCGGCACCTGGTCGGCGGGCGCCATCAAGGAGGCCAACATCGTCGCCAAGGCGCGCATCGCGGGCACGGGCAAGGATGGCGAGCGCTACGTGCGCGTGCCGAAGCAGGCGGACCTCGACCTCGACCCCAACGCGGCCTACGTGCACATCACCAGCAACAACACGGTGATGGGCAGCCAGTACCACTACACCCCGGACACCGGCTCGGTGCCGCTGGTCGCCGACATGTCGAGCGACATCCTGTGGAAGCCCATCGATGTCAGCAAGTACGGCCTGATCTACGCCGGCGCGCAGAAGAACCTCGGCCCCGCCGGCGTGGTGGTGTGCATCATCCGCAAGGACCTCGCGGAGCGCTCGCCGAAGACCATCCCCAAGATCTTCCGCTACAGCACCATGGTGGAGGGGGACTCCATGGCCAACACCGTGCCCACCTTCCCGGTGTACATGGTGCGCAACGTGCTCCGCTGGGTGAAGTCCGTGGGCGGCGCGCCGGCCATGGAGCAGCGCAACCGCGCGAAGGCGAAGATGCTGTACGACATCCTCGACGCGAACGACTTCTACAAGCTCGTCATCGAGAAGGACTCGCGCTCGGTCATGAACCCCGTGTTCAACCTGCCCAGCGAAGACCTCGAGAAGAAGCTCGTGAAGGACTCGAAGGCGGCGGGCTTCGTGGGCATCAAGGGCCACCGCTCGGTCGGCGGCCTGCGCATCAGCATGTACAACGCGATGGAGCCCGAGGGCGTGGCCAAGTTCTGTGAGTTCCTCACGGGCTGGACCAAGCAGAACAGCTGA